In Rutidosis leptorrhynchoides isolate AG116_Rl617_1_P2 chromosome 2, CSIRO_AGI_Rlap_v1, whole genome shotgun sequence, one genomic interval encodes:
- the LOC139889001 gene encoding serine/threonine-protein phosphatase 7 long form homolog, whose protein sequence is MNIDEWVNLVDDDNMTYVSVKEDTNRLVQFTFDGHENLDCNNSVYLDNVGLGLLAKLGKRRLDWSLVTAMIERWRPETHTFHLPIDGDVFSGIWYETNDSDWIPFVEKYLGISRQAIGNRGIRRGRILISVLITELNEEVGDTIESHQQRARVYSFAMMGGILFSDANAYDVPLSFLHTIVDLSPANRISWGSAVLAHLYRNLCKAATNYEAKAINGSLLLVQQWVYERIPSLAPILRTDVRKIPEDLPPNQIPLIPAPYGSR, encoded by the exons ATGAACATTGATGAATGGGTCAATTTAGTAGATGACGATAATATGACGTATGTCAGCGTTAAAGAAGATACAAACAGGTTGGTGCAGTTTACGTTTGATGGCCATGAAAATTTAGACTGTAACAACTCT GTGTATCTCGATAATGTGGGTTTGGGTTTACTAGCTAAATTGGGTAAACGAAGACTGGATTGGTCACTTGTTACTGCTATGATTGAAAGATGGCGCCCGGAGACGCATACGTTTCATTTACCGATTG ACGGGGATGTATTCTCCGGTATTTGGTATGAAACAAATGATAGCGATTGGATACCGTTTGTTGAAAAGTACTTAGGGATCTCCCGTCAGGCTATTGGTAATAGGGGTATACGTAGAGGGAGGATATTAATTTCCGTTTTAATTACGGAGTTGAATGAAGAAGTTGGAGACACTATCGAGTCTCACCAACAGCGGGCTAGAGTATATAGTTTTGCTATGATGGGTGGCATTCTATTTTCTGATGCTAATGCGTATGATGTCCCTTTGAGTTTCTTGCACACCATCGTGGACTTGAGTCCAGCTAATCGTATTAGTTGGGGTAGTGCGGTTCTCGCACATCTTTATAGAAATTTGTGTAAAGCGGCCACAAACTATGAAGCCAAGGCCATTAATGGTTCGCTACTTTTAGTACAACAGTGGGTGTATGAACGAATTCCATCCCTCGCGCCAATTCTCAGAACTGATGTACGAAAGATTCCAGAGGACTTGCCACCGAACCAGATTCCACTTATTCCAGCACCCTATGGTTCTAGGTAA